In the Staphylococcus condimenti genome, one interval contains:
- a CDS encoding pyridoxal-phosphate-dependent aminotransferase family protein has protein sequence MYHHPLLLTPGPTPIPERIQRVIQEPMIGHRTKEFEKVAEKAYKGLKPVFGSENDVLIFTSSGTSALEASMVNIVNPDDHVVVIVSGAFGNRFKQIAETYFNHVHVYNVTWGEAVNVNEFMDYLNSLPKNVTAVYSQYCETSTTVVHPIHELGKAIHEKYPETYFVVDGVSCVGAVDVNLKRDNIDVLVAGSQKALMLPPGLAFAAYSDRARDRFAEVETPRFYLDFNKYIASAEKNSTPFTPNVNLYKGVAAYAELVEDEGFNKVIERHYVIRDGLRAALKVLDLPLLVDDEHASPTVTAFVPPTSEEISSIKNQLLERFNITIAGGQGKLKGKILRIGHLGTIDTADILQCVSALEVILTELRNESYIGKGTKAYLEVVKEYV, from the coding sequence ATGTATCATCATCCATTGTTATTAACACCGGGACCAACTCCGATTCCGGAACGTATTCAACGTGTTATCCAAGAACCTATGATTGGTCATCGTACAAAAGAATTTGAGAAAGTAGCTGAAAAGGCTTATAAAGGGTTGAAGCCAGTTTTCGGTTCAGAAAATGACGTACTTATATTTACATCCAGTGGTACGAGTGCTTTAGAAGCGAGCATGGTAAATATAGTTAATCCAGATGACCATGTTGTTGTTATAGTTTCTGGGGCGTTTGGAAATCGTTTCAAGCAAATAGCTGAAACCTATTTCAATCATGTTCATGTTTACAATGTAACGTGGGGAGAAGCAGTTAACGTAAATGAGTTTATGGATTATTTAAACTCGTTACCAAAAAATGTAACAGCCGTTTATTCACAATATTGTGAGACATCAACGACTGTAGTCCATCCTATTCATGAATTAGGAAAAGCTATACATGAAAAATATCCAGAAACTTATTTTGTAGTAGATGGTGTCAGCTGTGTAGGTGCAGTAGATGTCAATCTTAAACGAGATAATATCGATGTATTAGTTGCAGGTAGTCAAAAAGCTTTGATGTTGCCGCCAGGATTAGCATTTGCTGCATATTCTGACAGAGCACGTGATCGTTTTGCTGAAGTAGAAACACCGCGCTTTTATTTAGATTTTAATAAATATATTGCTTCTGCTGAAAAAAATTCTACTCCTTTCACACCAAATGTCAATTTGTATAAAGGCGTAGCAGCTTATGCAGAGCTTGTTGAAGACGAGGGATTCAACAAAGTAATCGAAAGACATTATGTAATACGTGATGGACTACGGGCTGCACTTAAAGTTTTAGATTTACCACTACTTGTAGATGATGAACATGCTTCGCCTACTGTTACAGCCTTTGTTCCACCTACATCTGAGGAAATTTCCTCTATTAAAAATCAATTATTAGAACGCTTCAATATTACTATTGCTGGCGGTCAAGGAAAATTAAAAGGAAAAATCTTACGTATCGGCCATCTAGGGACAATTGATACTGCTGATATTTTACAATGCGTAAGTGCATTAGAAGTCATATTAACTGAATTACGAAATGAGTCATATATTGGAAAAGGAACAAAAGCTTATTTAGAGGTGGTTAAAGAATATGTATAA
- a CDS encoding SACOL1771 family peroxiredoxin gives MPEHDFIVNTHWSGGRDEVGRATGDVINEEISIPASLGGQGAGTNPDEMLVAAASSCYIISLAAALERARFTSVSINQQSIGTASLNNGKFKMERITHKPQISVNSSEKEHLEKRLNSLLKIADNNCMISNSIRGNVEIKIEPTIL, from the coding sequence ATGCCAGAACATGATTTTATTGTAAACACTCATTGGAGTGGCGGACGTGATGAAGTTGGACGCGCTACAGGTGATGTAATTAACGAAGAAATTTCGATTCCTGCTTCATTAGGCGGTCAAGGTGCAGGTACTAATCCCGATGAAATGCTTGTGGCAGCTGCTTCTTCTTGCTACATTATTTCACTAGCTGCAGCCTTAGAACGTGCACGTTTCACTTCTGTTTCTATCAATCAGCAATCCATAGGTACTGCTTCATTAAACAATGGTAAGTTTAAAATGGAGCGTATCACCCATAAGCCACAAATCTCAGTAAATAGTTCTGAAAAAGAACACCTTGAAAAACGACTCAATTCATTACTGAAAATTGCAGATAACAACTGCATGATTTCAAATTCCATACGTGGCAATGTTGAAATTAAAATCGAACCTACAATTTTATAA
- a CDS encoding glycerophosphodiester phosphodiesterase, producing MNKIKPDDELKIIAHRGFNIDYPENTLLAYKAALNSNVDMLEIDVHLTKDQELVVIHDDKIDRTSNGTGYIKNYTLDELKSYDFGLWKDSTFEGTRIMTFGEVVKLVQTYDITLLIEIKKTSQYPNIEEILLRELKEYRLSPERVIIQSFDEKSMQKIAEITREYELGLLLSKKKYLMRMPNFNKIAKFCKYVNPNYQLVNRKFVERAHAHRLEVMPYTVNNIEEIQKLIDFGVDGIITDGPNYYFELD from the coding sequence ATGAATAAAATTAAGCCTGACGATGAACTTAAAATAATCGCACATCGCGGTTTTAATATTGATTATCCTGAAAATACGCTGCTCGCTTATAAAGCGGCTTTAAATTCAAATGTCGATATGTTGGAAATAGATGTTCATCTGACAAAAGATCAAGAACTAGTCGTGATTCATGATGATAAAATAGATCGTACATCTAATGGTACGGGTTATATTAAAAATTATACATTAGATGAATTGAAAAGCTATGATTTCGGGCTGTGGAAGGATAGTACTTTTGAAGGTACGAGAATCATGACTTTTGGTGAGGTTGTCAAACTTGTACAAACATATGATATTACCTTGTTGATAGAAATAAAAAAAACAAGTCAGTATCCTAATATTGAAGAAATATTATTACGCGAACTAAAAGAATACCGCTTGAGCCCAGAACGTGTCATCATACAATCGTTCGATGAAAAGAGCATGCAAAAAATCGCTGAAATAACACGGGAGTATGAATTAGGGTTGCTTTTAAGTAAGAAGAAATATTTAATGAGAATGCCTAACTTCAATAAAATTGCTAAATTCTGTAAATATGTAAACCCGAATTATCAATTAGTGAACCGTAAATTTGTTGAGAGGGCACATGCGCATCGTTTAGAAGTAATGCCTTATACAGTCAATAACATTGAAGAAATACAAAAATTAATTGATTTTGGTGTAGATGGTATTATTACTGATGGTCCTAATTATTATTTCGAGTTAGACTAA
- the rpsD gene encoding 30S ribosomal protein S4: MARFRGSNWKKSRRLGISLSGTGKELEKRPYAPGQHGPNQRKKLSEYAIQLREKQKLRYLYGITERQFHNTFIEAGKQSGVHGENFMRLLARRLDAVVYALGLARTRRQARQLVGHGHIEVDGKRVNIPSYTLKPGQVVSVREKSQKLDIIQESVEINNFVPEYLDFDEEKLSGTFVRVPERSELPAEINEQLIVEYYSGK; the protein is encoded by the coding sequence ATGGCTCGATTCAGAGGTTCAAACTGGAAAAAATCTCGTCGTTTAGGTATTTCTTTAAGCGGTACTGGTAAAGAATTAGAAAAACGCCCTTACGCACCAGGACAACACGGTCCTAACCAAAGAAAAAAATTATCAGAATATGCAATTCAATTGCGTGAAAAACAAAAATTACGTTACTTGTATGGAATTACTGAAAGACAATTCCACAATACATTTATCGAAGCTGGTAAACAATCTGGTGTGCATGGTGAAAACTTCATGCGCTTGTTAGCTAGACGTTTAGACGCTGTAGTATATGCTTTAGGTTTAGCACGTACTCGTCGTCAAGCTCGTCAATTAGTAGGTCATGGTCATATTGAAGTAGATGGTAAACGTGTAAACATTCCATCTTATACTTTAAAACCAGGTCAAGTTGTCTCAGTTAGAGAAAAATCTCAAAAACTAGACATCATTCAAGAATCAGTTGAAATTAACAACTTCGTTCCTGAATACTTAGACTTTGACGAAGAAAAATTATCTGGTACTTTCGTGCGCGTTCCTGAACGTAGCGAATTGCCTGCTGAAATCAACGAACAACTTATCGTTGAGTACTACTCAGGTAAATAA
- a CDS encoding GAF domain-containing protein encodes MTQTTTNYKSIQQQLEGLNADEKYMITLLSNTSALLNENLSNINWLGFYLIEDGQLILGPFQGRPACTPIQIGKGVCGTSVEKDITQRIDDVQAFPGHIACDARSQSEIVIPMHRNGEVIGLLDIDAPIKGRFTADDQTGLESIMKILEKQIAQTVK; translated from the coding sequence GTGACTCAAACTACTACCAATTATAAATCTATCCAGCAGCAACTTGAAGGTTTGAACGCTGACGAAAAATATATGATAACTTTATTAAGCAATACTTCTGCATTATTAAATGAAAATCTATCTAATATTAACTGGTTAGGTTTCTATTTAATCGAAGATGGTCAATTAATTTTAGGTCCCTTCCAAGGACGACCTGCATGTACGCCAATTCAAATCGGTAAAGGTGTATGCGGCACTTCTGTTGAAAAAGATATTACACAGCGTATAGATGATGTACAGGCGTTCCCTGGTCACATTGCTTGTGATGCACGCAGTCAATCTGAAATTGTGATCCCAATGCATCGTAACGGAGAAGTGATAGGATTATTAGATATTGACGCACCTATTAAAGGGCGTTTCACAGCTGATGATCAAACAGGTTTAGAATCCATCATGAAGATATTAGAAAAACAAATTGCTCAAACTGTGAAATAA
- the ezrA gene encoding septation ring formation regulator EzrA gives MALYIILAIIIIALVVVGIMFYLRSSKRQVVEQTEERKIEVEKLTLDDRLSELDGLNLKGETQQEHDRLKRESLNNTNENLSPVEEKIHNAEENFDKFKFSAAQSELDDANALLDRYELKHSKLSEEVDNILALHKDSDRLYEESKNNYREMKRDVLANRHQFGEAADPLEKEIESFEPELIKYTELKEDGNYRQAHEHIATLNEDMNYLKKDMEEIPELIREAQKELPGQFQDLKYGCRDLKVEGYDLDHVKIDSTLQTLKTELSFVEPMISRLELEEANNKLIGINDQLDEMYDLIEHEVKAKNKVDETKEVITSDLFKAKDMNYTLQTEIEYVRENYYINETDIQNVRQFENEIQNLIAVYDEILREMAKSAVRYSEVQDNLAYIEDHVQVINEKQEKLQNHLIQLREDEAEAEDNILRVQSKKEEVYRRLLASNLTSVPERFIIMKNEIDHEVREINSQFSERPINVKHLKDKVTKMVLHMNNFENEATDVLVNAVLAEKLIQYGNRYRKDDSSIDKSLNEAERLFKNNRYKRAIEIAEQALDSVDPGISQRIEDEVISQNQ, from the coding sequence ATGGCACTGTATATCATTTTAGCAATTATCATCATAGCATTGGTAGTTGTCGGTATCATGTTCTATCTCCGTTCTTCAAAACGTCAAGTGGTTGAGCAAACGGAAGAGCGCAAGATAGAGGTTGAAAAACTAACTTTAGATGATCGTTTGAGTGAGTTGGACGGTTTAAATCTAAAAGGGGAAACACAACAAGAACACGACCGCTTAAAGCGCGAATCATTAAATAATACTAATGAAAATTTAAGCCCGGTTGAAGAGAAAATTCATAACGCTGAGGAAAACTTTGATAAGTTTAAATTCTCAGCAGCCCAATCAGAACTTGACGATGCAAATGCATTGTTGGATCGCTACGAATTGAAACATAGTAAACTTTCAGAAGAAGTTGACAATATTCTTGCTTTACATAAAGATAGCGATCGACTTTATGAAGAAAGTAAGAATAACTATCGCGAGATGAAGCGTGATGTGCTCGCTAATCGTCATCAATTTGGAGAAGCAGCAGATCCGCTTGAAAAAGAAATCGAATCATTTGAGCCAGAGCTGATAAAGTATACAGAGCTTAAAGAGGATGGGAATTATCGTCAAGCTCATGAACATATCGCTACTTTAAATGAAGACATGAATTATTTGAAGAAAGATATGGAAGAAATCCCAGAATTAATTCGAGAAGCGCAAAAAGAATTACCTGGTCAATTCCAAGATTTAAAATATGGTTGTCGTGATTTGAAAGTAGAAGGTTATGATTTAGATCATGTGAAAATTGACAGTACGTTACAGACTCTTAAAACAGAATTAAGTTTTGTGGAACCGATGATCAGTCGTCTGGAGTTAGAAGAAGCCAACAATAAATTGATTGGTATAAATGACCAATTGGATGAAATGTATGATCTTATCGAACATGAAGTTAAAGCTAAGAATAAAGTGGATGAAACCAAAGAGGTCATTACAAGTGATTTGTTCAAAGCGAAAGATATGAATTATACACTTCAAACTGAGATTGAATATGTGCGCGAAAATTACTATATTAATGAAACAGATATCCAAAATGTACGTCAATTTGAAAATGAAATTCAAAATCTAATTGCTGTATATGATGAAATTTTAAGAGAAATGGCTAAATCAGCTGTTCGATATAGTGAAGTTCAAGACAATTTGGCATACATCGAAGATCATGTACAAGTGATTAATGAGAAACAAGAAAAACTTCAAAATCATTTAATTCAATTACGTGAAGATGAAGCAGAAGCAGAAGATAATATTTTACGTGTACAATCTAAAAAAGAAGAAGTTTATCGACGTTTACTGGCTTCGAACTTAACAAGTGTACCTGAACGATTTATTATCATGAAAAATGAAATTGATCATGAAGTTCGTGAGATAAACAGTCAATTCAGCGAGCGTCCAATCAATGTAAAACACTTGAAAGATAAAGTTACAAAAATGGTACTGCATATGAATAATTTTGAAAATGAAGCAACAGATGTACTTGTTAATGCAGTACTAGCTGAAAAATTAATTCAATACGGCAACCGTTATCGTAAAGATGACAGCAGTATAGACAAGAGCTTGAATGAAGCGGAACGTTTATTTAAAAACAACCGTTATAAACGTGCAATTGAAATTGCAGAGCAAGCATTAGATTCAGTTGATCCTGGCATTTCACAACGTATTGAAGACGAAGTGATTTCACAAAACCAATAG
- a CDS encoding cysteine desulfurase family protein: MIYLDNAATTKPAQDVLDTYVKVNQDLYFNPNSPHKAGLQAEQLLQQAKVQIDQILGLEDRFDIIFTSGATESNNMALKGAAYNRKPYADEIIVSVIEHPSVLEVMRQLEEEGFKLKYVKVTKEGKIDIEHLKTLMNNRVGLVTCMQVNNITGQEQPIAEIAELLEDYPKAHFHVDAVQAIGKVALTFNRVDSMSFSGHKFNGLKGQGLLLVRNIHNLEPVIHGGGQEYGLRSGTVNLPIDIAIVKALKHAVQHRDELNTRLRNYNEDLRHFMQNYKGVKINSPQNSAPHILNVGFDGVKGEVLVNAFSKLDVMLSTTSACSSKRGHLNEVLLSMDISESRIEGSIRISMGALTSDEDIKNFKKAFETVYEEMKELLKP; the protein is encoded by the coding sequence GTGATTTATCTAGATAATGCAGCAACAACAAAACCTGCACAAGATGTATTAGATACGTATGTTAAAGTGAATCAAGATTTATACTTTAATCCCAACAGCCCACATAAAGCTGGCTTACAAGCAGAACAATTATTGCAGCAAGCTAAAGTACAAATCGACCAAATATTAGGACTTGAAGATCGCTTTGATATCATATTTACAAGTGGTGCGACTGAGTCCAATAATATGGCGTTGAAAGGAGCAGCATATAATAGAAAGCCTTATGCTGATGAAATTATCGTTTCAGTAATTGAACATCCATCTGTATTAGAAGTTATGAGACAACTAGAAGAAGAAGGATTTAAATTAAAATATGTCAAAGTTACTAAAGAAGGTAAGATTGACATAGAACATTTAAAGACATTGATGAACAATCGTGTTGGTTTGGTCACATGTATGCAAGTGAATAATATTACAGGCCAAGAACAACCCATTGCTGAGATTGCAGAGTTGTTAGAGGATTATCCAAAAGCGCATTTTCATGTTGATGCAGTACAAGCAATTGGCAAAGTTGCGTTAACTTTTAATCGTGTAGATAGCATGAGTTTCAGTGGACACAAATTTAATGGGTTAAAAGGGCAAGGATTATTATTAGTACGTAATATCCATAATCTTGAACCTGTTATCCACGGCGGCGGACAAGAATATGGATTGAGAAGTGGTACAGTAAATCTTCCTATAGATATTGCGATTGTTAAAGCATTAAAACATGCTGTACAGCATCGTGATGAATTAAATACACGATTACGTAATTATAATGAGGATTTACGTCACTTCATGCAAAACTATAAAGGTGTGAAAATAAATTCACCACAAAATAGTGCACCTCACATTTTAAATGTAGGATTTGATGGCGTAAAAGGTGAAGTGCTGGTTAATGCGTTTTCTAAACTAGATGTTATGCTTTCTACAACAAGTGCATGTTCTTCTAAACGTGGACATTTGAATGAGGTGCTCTTATCTATGGATATTTCAGAATCGCGCATCGAAGGAAGTATCCGTATTTCTATGGGCGCTTTAACCTCTGATGAAGATATAAAGAATTTTAAAAAAGCATTCGAAACAGTATATGAAGAAATGAAGGAGTTGCTAAAACCATGA
- the thiI gene encoding tRNA uracil 4-sulfurtransferase ThiI → MMYDHILVRYGELTLKGANRKMFVNKLRSNVKQALMPLQGYNVKANRDRMYIEVTKEADIEEMMRRISKVFGVKSISPVMKIDKDVETAKAQASDFAKTYAEGDSFKIDVKRSDKQFQYDTYQLQRILGGAVLENNPQVHVNVRQPDHIIKTEVRLDAIYIYDRVIDGAGGLPVGTGGKTLLMLSGGIDSPVAGMEIMRRGVTIEAIHFHSPPFTSEKAKEKVIELTRILAEHVGPIKLHIVPFTEVQKQINKVVYDRYTMTSTRRMMMRIADKVVHNIGADAIVNGENLGQVASQTLKSIYAINHVTTTPVLRPLLTLDKEDIVIKAKAYGTYETSIQPFEDCCTIFTPKNPVTEPDFKKVEKYEGVFDFSEMIDRAVNNVETIEITKDYQSQKDKDTETLMQDLF, encoded by the coding sequence ATGATGTATGACCATATTTTAGTCAGATATGGCGAATTAACGTTAAAAGGTGCAAACCGCAAAATGTTTGTGAACAAATTGCGTTCTAATGTTAAACAAGCGTTAATGCCGCTTCAAGGCTACAATGTAAAAGCAAATAGAGACAGAATGTATATTGAAGTAACAAAAGAAGCAGACATCGAGGAAATGATGAGACGTATCAGTAAAGTGTTCGGTGTCAAATCTATCAGTCCGGTTATGAAAATCGACAAAGATGTAGAAACAGCAAAAGCACAAGCGAGCGACTTTGCGAAAACATACGCAGAAGGTGACTCTTTTAAAATTGATGTGAAACGTTCAGACAAACAATTCCAATATGACACATATCAATTACAACGAATTCTAGGCGGTGCAGTTTTAGAAAACAATCCGCAAGTACATGTCAATGTACGTCAACCAGATCATATAATCAAAACAGAAGTACGTTTAGACGCGATTTATATCTATGATCGTGTGATTGATGGTGCAGGAGGATTACCGGTTGGAACAGGCGGCAAAACTCTATTAATGCTTTCAGGTGGTATTGATTCTCCTGTAGCTGGCATGGAAATTATGCGTCGCGGTGTAACAATCGAAGCAATTCATTTCCACAGCCCGCCATTTACAAGTGAAAAAGCTAAAGAAAAAGTTATTGAGCTGACTCGTATTTTAGCTGAACATGTTGGTCCGATTAAACTGCATATTGTACCTTTTACAGAAGTACAAAAACAAATCAACAAAGTAGTCTATGATCGTTATACAATGACTTCAACTCGTCGAATGATGATGCGCATTGCAGATAAAGTTGTGCATAATATCGGCGCAGATGCTATTGTAAATGGAGAAAATTTGGGTCAAGTTGCCAGTCAAACACTCAAGAGCATTTATGCAATCAATCATGTAACAACAACACCTGTTTTAAGACCGTTATTGACGTTAGATAAAGAAGATATTGTCATTAAAGCGAAAGCATATGGTACTTATGAAACGTCTATTCAACCATTTGAAGATTGTTGTACTATTTTCACGCCGAAAAATCCGGTTACTGAACCAGATTTTAAAAAAGTTGAAAAATATGAAGGGGTTTTCGACTTCAGTGAAATGATTGATCGTGCAGTTAATAACGTTGAGACAATTGAAATCACTAAAGATTATCAAAGTCAAAAAGATAAAGATACTGAAACGTTAATGCAAGATTTATTTTAA